The sequence AGTCGACGATTGGGTTCATCCAAGTGTTTACCTCCTCGACTGGTGCCGCCACCTGTAAAGCATCACGTTATAATTGTTATGGGATTTATTTTACCAAGCTAGCGGTGTAGGTTTTATAAGCGCGACGGCTTGATACCTGTACCACGTCGGTGGATTTTTGGTCAACGAACTCCACCCATACGTCCTTAGCGAAGGGGCTGAACGTCAACGAAGCAAGCTTGCTGAGGGTGTCAGCCTTTTTGTTCATTGACTGCGGCACTTGCGTGATTGAAAAAGAGTCAAATTTGTTGGCCAGCTCGTCCGCCAATTTCAGATATTTTTGCATTTCAGGATCTCTGGCTTCGAATGTTCCGTTTAACTAATTTGCCACCAGTTGTGAATCGACTGCCACCTTTAGTGCCTTGATACCCATTTTTTCTGCAATACATAACCCGGAgagcaatgcttcatattctgcttcattgttaGAAACAGAGAAAGCGAAACGTAAGGCGTATGTGTGTTCCTCGCCGTCGGGGCTTCTAAGTATCAGGCCAGCACCGACCCCGTCTGAACTCGACGCTCCGTCAGTGTAAAGTTCCCACGTGACAGTTTTTGGTGCCGTTTCGTTGGCAGCTGTTGGTGGCCCTGAGTTAATGAATTCGGCCATGATTTGCCCTTTGATGGCTTTACGCGGCGCATAGCTAATTTCATGCTCTCCCAGTTTAATATCCCACTTTGCCATCCGGCCAGAGATTTCTGGCTTGCTTAAAACCTGCCATGAGAAGGTTAAAAATGCTCTTTGACGTATACGCTCGTTCCAAAGACATCGTACATGTTTGATTGGCGTATCTGTTAGTACCAAAATGTGATGTGCTTGGAAGTATCGCCTCAACCTCCTTGCGGTATGAACTAGTGCATAGAAGAGCTTCTCAACTGGATTATAATTGACCTCACCATGCTGCAAAACCTTGCTGACAAAGTATACCAGCATTTGGGTTCCATCGCATTCCGCAATTAATACCGAGCTGATCGCTTCAGCTCCTGTTGCTAAGTAAACGGTTAAAGTTTCTCCTGAAATTTTTGAAATGTCAGTAAACAAGTATGTAATGTCTGTCATTAGCTAAAACAAACACTTTACCCGGTACCGGAGCCGTTAACGTAGGTAGGGTTTTGATTAACGCTTTCATGTCTTGAAAGGCAGTTTCTGCTTCCGGCGTCCAGTTAAAACTTTTGCCTATGCACGCCTTTAACACCTGAAAAAAATGGTAGGGAACGCTCCGTCGCTTTTGACAAGAACCTGGACAACGCTGCTAGCTTTCCGTTCAAGCTTTGTACCTCTTTTTTTGTACGCAGTGATAACATCTCATCCACCTCCTGAATCTTCTTCGGATTCGCTCTAATGCCTCGCGTCGTCACGACGTGACCAAGAAAGTTGCCTTCCTCGAAACCAAAACTGTATTTCTCCGGGTTGAGTTTCATATTGATTTTCCTCAAGGAGTCGAACGTTTCTTGGATATCTTTAAGGAGAGACAGCTCCGTATGGCTTTTGATTACTATATCATCAACGTACGCTTCAACGTTTCGTCCTATCTAGTTCTTGAAGGCGTCATCGATCACTCGTTGATACGTTGCTCCGACGTTCTTTAGTCCAAAAGGCATCTTTGTATAACAGAAGATGCCGTGATCAGTGTGAAATGCCGTCTTGTCTTCGTCTCCTTCTGCCATTTGAATCTGATGGTACCATTTGTATGCATCAAGGAAGCACTTGAATCGGTGTTCGGCGAGCGATTTGACCTTCCAGTTGATTTCAGGTAGCGGATAGTTATCCTTTGGGCAAGCCTTGTTGatgtctttgaaatcaacgcacatacGCCACGTCCCGTTGGCTTTCTTGACTAGTACCGGGTTGGCCACCCAGGTTTGGTAGCGAACCTCTCTCAATATGTTGGCATCAACAAGCTTTTCTACTTCCTTACGCAGGAACGCGCTTTGTTCGGGCGCCATTCCTCTTTTCTTCTGGCGTACGGGTGTTATGCTTGGATTAACATTTAGATGATGTTCCGCTACCTTCCTTGGAACTCCTGTCATGTCTGACTCTTGCCAAGCGAAAACGTCAGCGTTATTAGACAATAACTCGCATAGGGCACTCTTAGTTTCTTCCGAAAGGGTGTTGCCAATCTTAAGACCTTTTCAGGAAATGCGTGATTGATTATGACGCCCCCCTCTTGTTTAGTAGGTGCCGGATGTGATACCGATTAGCTGATATCAGCGCATACTTAAGCACGGTCCAAAAACAAAGTTGCTACGCCTGCCCTTGTGGGGAACTTCAGCATACCGTGAACAGTAGAAGGTATGGCACCTAACTCTTGAAGCACTGTCCGTCCCAGAATCACATTGTACTTGGATTGGCTACGAACCACTACGAATGTTAATTGCACGGTACGTGAATGATAGTCATCTCCTAGCGTCACGTCGGTAGTGACACGGCCTAAGGGCCAAGTCGTTTCACCTGTGAAACCCGAAACGGGGTGCAATGGAGGTTTGAACTTATCCTGTACGTCCTGCGGTAACTGCAAAAAACAGTGTTCATAAATTACATCTACAGCGCTACCCGTATCGACATAAATactgtggcgacccgaccaaaatcgtcattgacggtgtcgctaactgaggtcccgaaacgtggtcgtagtccctatatgagactcgtttgaccaaaattatgtcgcattcttttgaaatgtatcatgcttgcaaagtttagtttacaaaaccgttcgacaacaattttaagtttgcaaaagtataaattataaatgaggtaacttgcgacataattagtttaaaatcgcggttgctataaatagcgtaagtatgtaaacaatatgtttgaatccaaaggtgctatcactagcgtatgtatgtatgtatgcttgaccccaagcaataaatcagagtgtatgcatgcatgcttgactccaagcaaatatgagtgtacgcggaagcatgtatcaaatagccaagtatgaacctgagaaacatatagaaaactgtcaacgaaaaacgttggtgaaatcataggtgttttagtaaatgttgtatttgaaccacaagatttagtataagatgattatcaaaatcatttgcattccaaagttgttgtttgtatcccgggcacctaattatcaaacttaactgttttgcaccctttgcgtagtgttagaacatacactagacccgaaaatatatttcatccgctaacggtagctaaccgtccgaatgaggctcgtcaagcccatgtgatcacataatataagttcacgtttacaccctgcaagtgtaactaatgataattgaattgaggatttttgttcaaacccgtacgtggtatgttcattttcgtacttgtgttcaatgtataaaagtatgatacgtatatgtttctcatcccatagtttaaagcataaaagttgtttgaaagatgggactatgatctcacctcgagtgcacgagtataaaagtacttcacaaagtaaacgtgtgcatgatagttgcttagccttgacctaaacaagtaagttgtattaattaaccggttacgtcacaaggtcgggcgaaatgtgttcaattagtcctatggctcgttacgacacgattaaatatagcatgtgaatcaatttgtcaagtttcatgcaagatacaagtataggaacaagttaggaagattgcacaatcatttggttaagtttgacaaaaaagtcgaacttcggtcggtcaaagtcaacaaatagtcaacacgttcgggtcgggtcccgaactatttttctgaggtttttaatcatatatgagcatgttaaaacaagttacatgtgaatcggaggtgcgtagcatagcaaacattattcaaaaatcgacaaagttggacagaccactttggcacgccgcgcgggtatatggcgcgccgcgccattacctgtgcagagaattctggcagttttcacactcaagcacgaatccaactttaaatacccataaatcctaaaccgtaaacatccaaaaaaagtatcttatatcgttggaaaggtattttgacaaggaatacaactaaccacttttc comes from Rutidosis leptorrhynchoides isolate AG116_Rl617_1_P2 chromosome 4, CSIRO_AGI_Rlap_v1, whole genome shotgun sequence and encodes:
- the LOC139839424 gene encoding uncharacterized protein — translated: MQKYLKLADELANKFDSFSITQVPQSMNKKADTLSKLASLTFSPFAKDVWVEFVDQKSTDVVQVAAPVEEVNTWMNPIVDYLKDGTLPADSITARKVRMKAPMYVLRDGVLYKKSFL